One segment of Thamnophis elegans isolate rThaEle1 chromosome 16, rThaEle1.pri, whole genome shotgun sequence DNA contains the following:
- the LOC116519362 gene encoding G-protein-signaling modulator 1-like, translated as MMFRDVQPSPFFQSSLQKINRAPSSEDCFFDLLSKFQSNRMEDQRCPLEDSQRESDEAAANPVPALEEAQTQSMNSPQTEELFDLIASSQSRRLDDQRASVGNLPGLRITPSNLGHLRMDGEAQEPGDDFFNMLMKCQSSRLDDQRCAPPHSAPHGPTVPDEDFFSLIQRVQAKRMDEQRVDLASGEEDQAED; from the exons ATGATGTTCAGGGATGTCCAACCATCTCCTTTCTTTCAATCATCATTGCAGAAAATCAATCGAGCCCCTTCCAGCGAGGACTGCTTCTTTGACCTCCTGAGCAAGTTCCAGAGCAACCGGATGGAAGACCAGCGGTGTCCTCTGGAGGACTCCCAGAGAGAGTCGGACGAAGCAGCGGCTAACCCTGTCCCTGCCCTGGAAGAGGCACAGA CTCAGTCCATGAACTCCCCGCAGACCGAGGAGCTCTTCGACCTCATCGCCAGCTCCCAGAGCCGGAGGTTGGATGACCAGCGGGCCAGTGTGGGGAATCTTCCCGGCCTCCGCATCACGCCCAGCAACCTGGGTCACCTTCGCATGGACGGTGAGGCCCAGGAACCTGGCGATGATTTCTTCAACATGCTGATGAAGTGCCAG TCCTCCCGCCTGGATGACCAGCGCTGTGCCCCGCCCCATTCCGCCCCCCATGGCCCCACGGTGCCCGATGAGGATTTCTTCAGCCTCATCCAGCGGGTCCAAGCCAAGCGCATGGATGAGCAGAGGGTGGACCTGGCCTCAGGCGAAGAAGACCAAGCGGAGGACTGA
- the LOC116518881 gene encoding zinc finger protein OZF-like, with protein MRTDAGGRRSAAEEGRKRRPKAGDPSAASPADGGERPGGSGAAGGMLSGGFRERRLPGGRCGDQETGGDSETVWKGGGSFGRPRNPQRIQEEEEKYQCPECEKSFKRNDHLENHLKIHSFGNPHKCLKCGNSFNYRAELKQHARIHTGEKPHKCLECGKSFSHSSNLYTHQQIHTGEKPHKCLECGKSFSQRSLLYKHQRIHTGEKPHKCLECGKSFSQRGNLYRHQRSHTGEKPHKCLECGKSFSERSTLYIHQRIHTGEKPHKCLECGKSFSQRSLLYKHQRIHTGVKPHKCLECGKSFSEQSNLYIHQRIHTGEKPHKCLECGKSFSQRGNLYTHQSSHTGEKPHKCLECGKSFSKQSSLYIHQRIHTGEKPHKCLECGKSFSQRGNLYTHQRSHTGEKPHKCLECGKSFSQRGNLYTHQKSHTGEKPHKCLECGKSFRDRSNLCTHQTVHTGEKPHKCLECGKSFSYRGNLYVHQRIHTGEKPHKCLECGKSFSQRSTLYTHQSIHTGEKPHKCLECRKSFSRRRSLYKHQRIHLGEKTYN; from the exons ATGCGGACTGATGCAG gaggacggaggagcgcggcggaggaaggaaggaagcgccgccCGAAAGCAGGAGATCCCAGCGCGGCTTCCCCGGCAGACGGCGGAGAAAGGCCGGGAGGCTCCGGGGCTGCAGGAGGGATGCTCTCAGGGGGATTCCGAGAAAGGCGGCTGCCTGGAGGGCGATGCGGGGACCAGGAAACGGGCGGAGACTCCGAGACGGTCTGGAAGGGCGgagggtccttcggaagaccccggaatccccaaaggatccaggaggaagaagagaaatatcagtgcccggaatgtgaaaaatCCTTCAAGAGAAACGACCATCTTGAGAACCATCTAAAAATCCACTCATTTGGAAACCCACATAAATGCTTGAAGTGTGGAAACAGCTTCAATTATAGAGCAGAACTTAAGCAACATgcaagaatccacacaggagaaaaacctcataaatgtctggaatgtggaaagagcttcagtcacagcagcaacctttatacacatcaacagatccacacaggagaaaaacctcataaatgcctggagtgtggaaagagcttcagtcagaggagcctcctttataaacatcaaaggatccacacaggagagaaacctcataaatgcctggagtgtggaaagagcttcagtcagaggggcaacctttatagacatcaaaggagccacacaggagagaaacctcataaatgcctggagtgtggaaagagcttcagtgagcgGAGCACCCTTTAtatacatcaaaggatccacacaggagaaaaacctcataaatgtctggagtgtggaaagagcttcagtcagaggagcctcctttataaacatcaaaggatccacacaggagtgaaacctcataaatgcctggagtgtggaaagagctttagtgAGCAGAGCAACCTTTAtatacatcaaaggatccacacaggagaaaaaccgcataaatgcctggagtgcggaaagagcttcagtcagaggggcaacctttatacacatcaaagtagccacacaggagagaaacctcacaaatgcctggagtgtggaaagagcttcagtaagCAGAGCAGCCTTTAtatacatcaaaggatccacacaggagaaaaaccgcataaatgcctggagtgcggaaagagcttcagtcagaggggcaacctttatacacatcaaaggagccacacaggagagaaacctcataaatgcctggagtgcggaaagagcttcagtcagaggggcaacctttatacacatcaaaagagccacacaggagagaaacctcataaatgcttggaatgtggaaagagtttcaggGACAGGAGCAACCTTTGTACACATCAAAcggtccacacaggagagaaacctcataaatgcctggagtgtggaaagagcttcagttatAGGGGCAACCTTTAtgtacatcaaaggatccacacaggagaaaaacctcataaatgcctggagtgtggaaagagcttcagccagAGGAGCACCCTTTATACACACCAAAgcatccacacaggagaaaaacctcataaatgcctggagtgtagAAAAAGCTTCAGTCGGAGGAGGagcctttataaacatcaaaggatccatttgGGAGAAAAAACATATAATTGA